A single Candidatus Omnitrophota bacterium DNA region contains:
- a CDS encoding flagellar motor protein MotB, producing the protein MRNKFAIFAQCFLIAATALSLSGCTLIFQKGRRTDIEKINQLKSELSDLERAKRELEERLKREIGDKEVKVEMQDRGLVITFVAEVLFDSGKDKLRSEAKEKLDKVAPVLNTTVRDLNVGIEGHTDNQPIKHSGWKSNWELSAARALSVLHYIEDNHGTDPARLSAIGYGEHRPVTSNDAREGRQQNRRVEIVILPPVSKEKAAEAGQ; encoded by the coding sequence ATGCGTAACAAATTTGCAATTTTCGCCCAATGTTTTTTGATTGCCGCGACGGCGCTTTCTTTGTCAGGATGCACGCTCATTTTTCAAAAAGGCCGCCGCACGGACATTGAGAAGATCAACCAGCTTAAGAGCGAGCTCTCCGATCTGGAAAGAGCCAAGAGAGAGCTTGAAGAGCGCCTCAAGAGGGAAATCGGCGATAAGGAAGTCAAGGTTGAGATGCAGGACCGAGGCCTTGTCATCACGTTTGTGGCCGAGGTCTTGTTTGATTCCGGCAAGGACAAGCTCCGCTCCGAAGCCAAGGAGAAGCTGGACAAGGTCGCCCCGGTTTTGAACACAACGGTCCGGGACCTGAATGTCGGCATTGAGGGGCATACGGACAACCAGCCTATCAAGCATTCGGGGTGGAAGTCGAACTGGGAGCTGTCGGCTGCCCGGGCCCTGAGTGTATTGCATTATATTGAGGATAATCACGGCACGGATCCCGCCCGCCTTTCTGCGATCGGCTACGGCGAGCACCGCCCTGTGACGTCTAACGACGCACGGGAGGGGCGACAGCAGAACAGGCGCGTCGAGATCGTGATCCTGCCGCCTGTGAGCAAGGAAAAGGCGGCGGAAGCCGGTCAATAA
- a CDS encoding adenylosuccinate synthase has translation MNIAVVGAQWGDEGKGKLIDFLCKDMDVIVRYQGGNNAGHTVVVGKNEYVFHLLPSAILHKDKVCVIGNGVVIDPKALLAELQALEKRNIRPTPKQLKISGHAHVVMPYHRILDGLRESKRKNKIGTTGRGIGPCYADKVARCGIRVIDLLNPRILKAKLEDNLVEKNEVFEKVYGHSNFPFGDVYNEYLEYGERIRGFVCDTALYVNAQIEKKKKVLFEGAQGTFLDIDFGTYPFVTSSNTVVGGACVGSGVPPARIHKVVAAVKAYTTRVGEGPFPTEFSSAMEHDIRTKGHEFGATTGRPRRCGWFDAVMVRYAAVINGFSELAIMKLDVLDDLPAIKICTGYQYGGKVHHDFPMDFEALSEATPVYEELKGWQSSTRGVCRFAALPPNARKYIKRLEQILKVGIKYVSTGSKRDEMVVR, from the coding sequence ATGAACATTGCCGTTGTTGGGGCCCAGTGGGGGGATGAGGGCAAAGGGAAACTGATCGATTTTTTGTGCAAGGACATGGATGTCATTGTCCGGTACCAGGGCGGGAATAACGCCGGGCACACGGTTGTCGTTGGGAAAAATGAATATGTTTTTCACCTGCTGCCGTCGGCGATTTTGCACAAGGACAAAGTCTGCGTCATCGGGAACGGCGTTGTCATTGATCCCAAGGCCCTGCTGGCCGAGCTCCAGGCCCTGGAAAAGCGCAATATCCGTCCGACCCCGAAGCAGTTGAAGATCTCCGGGCATGCCCACGTGGTCATGCCGTATCACCGGATCCTGGACGGGTTGCGGGAATCCAAGCGCAAGAACAAGATCGGCACGACCGGCCGCGGCATAGGCCCGTGTTACGCCGACAAGGTGGCCCGCTGCGGCATCCGCGTCATCGACCTGCTGAACCCCCGCATCCTGAAGGCCAAGCTGGAGGACAATCTTGTTGAAAAGAACGAGGTCTTTGAGAAGGTTTACGGGCATTCCAATTTCCCGTTCGGGGATGTGTATAACGAATATCTGGAGTATGGGGAGAGGATCCGCGGATTCGTGTGCGACACGGCGCTTTATGTCAACGCCCAGATCGAAAAGAAAAAGAAGGTCCTTTTTGAAGGGGCCCAGGGGACCTTCCTGGACATCGATTTCGGGACCTACCCGTTCGTGACGTCGTCCAACACGGTCGTGGGCGGCGCCTGTGTCGGAAGCGGCGTTCCTCCGGCTCGGATCCACAAGGTGGTCGCCGCCGTAAAGGCGTATACCACGCGTGTGGGAGAGGGGCCTTTCCCGACGGAGTTTTCATCGGCGATGGAGCACGACATCCGCACCAAGGGCCATGAATTCGGCGCCACCACGGGCCGCCCCCGCCGCTGCGGGTGGTTCGACGCCGTGATGGTCCGGTATGCCGCGGTCATCAACGGTTTTTCCGAGCTGGCGATCATGAAACTGGACGTCCTGGACGATCTCCCGGCCATCAAGATCTGCACGGGTTATCAATATGGAGGGAAGGTCCACCATGACTTTCCGATGGACTTTGAGGCCCTGTCCGAGGCCACGCCGGTTTACGAAGAGCTGAAGGGCTGGCAAAGCTCCACCCGGGGGGTTTGCCGGTTTGCGGCGCTTCCGCCCAATGCCCGGAAATATATCAAGCGCCTGGAGCAGATTTTGAAGGTGGGAATCAAATATGTCTCTACTGGCTCCAAGCGGGACGAAATGGTTGTCCGTTGA